In a single window of the Pontibacter russatus genome:
- a CDS encoding class I SAM-dependent DNA methyltransferase — MAKNTTPAAKPRADIDFENELWNAANELRGAVAENQYKDYVLSLLFVKHLSERYELRKQELQQSFLDDPVETQYFASLSPEEQQQQLALVLEDELEYQVKNVYRLPREATWEYLRENAEQDDIKVKVDQAFVLLDELLAKRNPDYKGVLEPIFVKSQLSPTQVAGLINLFSKEKFSEINNPESDIYGRVYEYYIGKFAMAEGSGAGQFFTPGSVVRLLVEMLEPLKGRIMDLACGSGGMFVQSLKFLQAHGADKNDISIYGQERYEGTLRLCKMNLLLRNLSFEVKLVN; from the coding sequence ATGGCTAAAAACACTACCCCTGCCGCCAAACCCAGGGCGGACATCGATTTTGAAAACGAACTCTGGAACGCCGCCAACGAACTGCGCGGCGCGGTAGCCGAGAACCAGTACAAAGACTACGTGCTCTCGCTGCTGTTTGTGAAGCACCTCTCCGAGCGCTACGAACTGCGTAAGCAGGAACTGCAGCAATCCTTTTTAGATGACCCCGTAGAGACGCAATATTTTGCGTCTCTCTCCCCGGAAGAACAGCAACAGCAACTGGCCCTGGTGCTGGAAGACGAGCTGGAGTACCAGGTAAAGAACGTGTATCGCCTGCCGCGCGAAGCCACCTGGGAATACCTGCGCGAGAACGCTGAGCAGGACGACATCAAAGTGAAGGTGGACCAGGCCTTTGTGCTGCTCGACGAGCTGCTGGCCAAGCGCAACCCCGACTATAAAGGCGTGCTGGAGCCTATTTTCGTGAAAAGCCAGCTCTCCCCCACGCAGGTGGCGGGGCTCATCAACCTGTTCTCCAAAGAGAAGTTCTCCGAGATAAACAACCCGGAATCCGACATATATGGCCGCGTGTATGAGTACTACATCGGCAAGTTTGCCATGGCCGAAGGCTCCGGTGCGGGGCAGTTCTTTACGCCGGGCTCAGTGGTGCGTTTGCTCGTGGAGATGCTGGAGCCGCTCAAAGGCCGCATCATGGACCTGGCCTGCGGCTCGGGCGGTATGTTTGTGCAGAGCCTTAAGTTTCTGCAGGCGCACGGCGCGGACAAAAATGACATCTCCATTTACGGGCAGGAGCGCTACGAAGGCACGCTGCGCCTCTGCAAAATGAACCTGCTGCTGCGCAACCTCTCCTTCGAAGTGAAGTTGGTGAACTAA
- a CDS encoding DUF6371 domain-containing protein — protein sequence MKFEFVKPVLRYRLAPLCPCGRGNHDGKFAPFLINGQVHDKKGYCFSCGITFHPDKNTNDFGEAEWTKIQIKPQPELKFVDPIKVACTLKGYNHNNFALWLKAKFPDQAKELLSYFSIGTCRQGGTLFWYKDSSDNYRKLKRMFYNPDGHRVQMKEDSYKGQCSPMHLKNAEGYLYCIYGEFQLHLYKADVPIFLVESEKTAVVCYAMFPQYVWLATGGANKLTRDQAKALKHKQVYIIPDMHQRGRAGALKTKQMLTDINCKASICDIDSTVETGEDIADYL from the coding sequence ATGAAATTTGAGTTTGTTAAACCTGTACTTCGCTACAGGCTGGCACCGCTGTGCCCGTGCGGTCGCGGCAACCACGACGGCAAATTCGCTCCTTTCCTGATCAATGGGCAAGTTCACGACAAAAAAGGCTATTGCTTCAGCTGTGGCATTACCTTTCACCCGGACAAAAACACTAACGACTTTGGTGAAGCAGAATGGACTAAAATCCAGATTAAGCCTCAGCCAGAGCTAAAATTTGTAGATCCTATAAAAGTCGCATGTACGTTGAAGGGATATAACCATAACAACTTTGCTTTATGGCTGAAGGCTAAATTCCCAGATCAAGCTAAAGAGCTTTTAAGCTACTTCTCCATTGGAACCTGTCGGCAAGGTGGTACCCTGTTCTGGTATAAAGACAGTTCTGACAATTACAGGAAATTAAAGAGGATGTTCTATAATCCAGATGGCCATCGTGTGCAAATGAAGGAAGATAGCTATAAAGGCCAATGCTCTCCAATGCACTTAAAAAATGCCGAAGGGTATCTATACTGCATATATGGTGAGTTTCAACTACACCTTTATAAAGCGGATGTTCCAATTTTCTTAGTTGAAAGCGAGAAGACCGCAGTTGTTTGCTATGCTATGTTTCCGCAATATGTTTGGCTAGCCACTGGCGGTGCGAATAAGCTCACCAGAGACCAAGCAAAAGCACTAAAGCACAAACAAGTATATATAATCCCTGATATGCACCAACGAGGAAGAGCTGGTGCATTGAAGACCAAACAAATGCTAACTGATATCAATTGTAAAGCATCAATCTGTGATATAGACTCAACCGTAGAAACAGGCGAAGACATTGCAGATTATCTATAG
- a CDS encoding helix-turn-helix domain-containing protein, giving the protein MHHNLSNIALTLLTIPDIRNILREELSAYFGSNSSFYPQSENDQLLNIDEAAAFLGLKKETLYGKVRRREVPVNKQGNRLYFSKAELTEWVKGGRKLTTQELDVKASSFRRLKK; this is encoded by the coding sequence ATGCATCACAACTTATCAAACATCGCTTTAACTCTTCTCACTATTCCTGATATTAGGAACATTCTAAGAGAAGAACTTAGTGCTTACTTCGGCAGTAACTCCTCGTTTTACCCACAATCTGAAAACGACCAACTGCTAAACATTGACGAAGCCGCTGCTTTTCTCGGTTTAAAAAAGGAAACTTTATATGGTAAAGTCCGACGCAGAGAAGTACCTGTAAATAAGCAGGGGAACAGGCTTTACTTCTCAAAAGCAGAATTGACTGAATGGGTGAAAGGTGGCCGCAAGCTGACTACTCAAGAACTTGATGTTAAAGCCAGCTCTTTCCGCAGACTTAAGAAGTAA